The region CGTTGACCGACGAGCGCCGAACAGAGCCGGCCGAGCGTCTCGTTCACGGTGTGGCCGTACGGCGAGTTCACCACGATGGTTCGACCGTGCCCTTCGACGACCAACCGCTCCGCGGTCGGTATGGGTTCCCCCGCCTCGACCTGTCGTTCCACGGGGTCAAGTGCCGCCTCAGCGGTGTGGCTCCCGACGGGATAGCGGTGACGCAGGTCCGCGGCAACCGCAGATAGGGCCGCACCGTTCTCGAACTGCTTGGCGGCGACACCGCGATGCTCCCCGACTTCGTTGGCGACTGGTGCCGGAACCGGGATCTCGGAGCCGACCCATGTCGGGACCTCGCCGCCGGGGTCCTGGACTGGTGAAACCTCGACGCGCTCTTCCTCTTCGTCCACCCGGTCGACGCGCCACATCTCGCCGCGCTGGACGAACACCGAGCCGGGTTCGGCGAAGTTGACGACGAACCGTTCGTCGAGGCTGCCGATGCCCCGGCGTGAGGAGACGTCGTAGACCTGGTAGGTCTCCTGGTCTGGAATCATCGAGAGGTTGGCGTAGTAGTACTGCCAGGTGCCGCCGGATTTCTCGAGGCGGTCGTGGTCCTCTTCCAGCCAGAGCAGTCGGTTCGAGGAGAGCTCCCGGACCACTTCGCGGAACTGCCGCTCCTCGAGGTTGCGGAAGGGGTAGGCCCGCCGGACCAAATCGAACGCGTCTCGAGCGTCGATTTCGCCGAAGTCCATCAACAGCCCGGTTATCTGGTTCGCGAGAACGTCGAGACTCCCTTCGTGGATGCCTGCCGGCTCTACCTCGCCAGCGGCGGTTCGCCGCGCGATGGCCATCGCTTCGCTGGCGTCGTCGGGGTCTGAAACTACAATGGTGCCGTGGGAGACCTGTCCACGGCGGTGGCCTGCGCGCCCCACGCGCTGGAGCAACCGAGCCACTTCCCGGGGTGAGCCGTACTGCACGACGTGGTCCACCCGCCCAACGTCGATGCCCAGCTCCATCGACGACGTGCAGACGAGGCCGTCGATATCTCCGGCTTTGAACGCTTCCTCGACATCGATTCGCGCATCTTTCGAGAGCGAGCCGTGGTGGACGCCGATGGGTGCACCGAGGCTCTTGAATCGCGAGCCCAATGCTTCGGCCGTCTGCCGGGTGTTGACGAAAATCAACGTGGACTCGTTCTCGGTGACCACGTCGCGGATGAACCGAACGTGGCTGGCGATTTCGGCCTCTGTCGCCAGTTCCCCGGCGAGTCGGCGGTCGGCCCCGGTAATTTCGGGCTGGACCACCTCGAACTCTACCTTGGAGCCGGCGTCGACCTCGACAATGCGGTACTCTCGCTGCGTGCGTGTCTCCCCGCAGGCTGACCCACAGAGGAACTTCGCCACCTCGTGGGGGTCACCAACGGTGGCAGAGAGCCCGATGCGTTGGAACGGGCCCGACAGCTCCTCGATGCGTTCCATCGCGATGGTCATCTGGGCACCCCGCTTGGAGGCCGCAAGTTCGTGGACCTCGTCGATGACGAGGTGCTGTACGTCCTCCAGTGCTTTCCGGAGCTTCTTCCCGCTCAGCATCGCCTGGACGGTCTCGGGGGTCGTGATGAGCACGTCCGGCGGGTCATTGGCCTGCTTGCTCCGCTGGTAATCGGTCGTGTCGCCGTGACGCACGTCAACCGCCACGTCGAGCGTCTCACCCCACCACTCCAGTCGTTCCATCATGTCGCGGTTCAGTGCGCGCAGGGGTGTGATGTAGAGCGCCGAGATGCCGTGGCGCTCCTCCGCGGCCGCGATGCTGTCCAGCACGGGCAGCATCGCCGTCTCAGTCTTCCCTGTTCCGGTGGGTGCGATGACGAGTGCGTTCTCCCCCGACGCGAGCGGGGGTATCGCCCGTCGCTGTGGCTCGGTGGGTGTCGAGAACCCCCGCTCCGAAAGAGCCGAGCGGACCGCCGGCCCCAGGTGCGTGAACGCGTCCACACCGGCATTCTCCATTTGACAAATCGAAGGGTTCGTCGGGGTTAAGCACCACGCTTCCGGGGGTAACAAACCTCCTCAAGACCCTCTCACCATCGCCGGAAGGCCAAGCGTAAGGTGGGCTGGGACCCACGCCAGTACATGAACGTCGACCGAGACCGACTGCGAGCAGATATCGAAGCGAATGCCGAACATGGCGAGATTGCGGTCGAAGCGGGCCGCGGCCGTACGGTACTCACAGGGACCAAAGCGAACCGCAGCGCCCGCGAAACGCTGGTCGAGCGGATGGAAGACGCTGATCTGGACGTGACGGTGGACGCCGTTGGAAACATCGCCGGAACGTGGACGCCCGACTCAGCGGACCCCGACGCCGCACCCGTCGCGGCGGGCAGTCACGTCGACTCCGTCCCGGAGGGCGGCATCTTCGACGGCCCGCTCGGCGTCTATGCGGCTCTGGAGGCGGTTCGAGCGATGCAGGAGGCTGATGTCGAGCCAGCCCGACCGGTGGTCGTCGTCTCCTTCACGGAGGAGGAAGGCCAGCGGTTCGCTGATGGGCTGCTCGGCTCCTCAGTCGCCGTCGGTGAACGTACCGTCGAGGAAGCACTCGCGATCCAGGACGACGACGGTATCACGCTCGGGGAGGCCCTCGACGAAATCGGCTTCCGCGGCGAGGGTCGACTCGACGCGAGCGCGTGGGACGCCTGGTACGAGCTCCACGTGGAGCAAGACACTCGGCTGGAACGCGAGGGCGTCCCCGTCGGCGTCGTCACGACCATCACGGGAATCACCCACTGCGAGGTGGAGGTGCTGGGAGAAGCAAACCACGCGGGCGCGACGCCGATGGACGAGCGAACCGACGCGCTCGCGGCTGCCTCGGAGGTCGTCCTCGACGTGGAAGCGGCCGCGAACGATGTGGTCGACCAAGAGAGCGAGACTGCTGTCGGGACCGTCGGCTCCCTCGATGTCTCTCCCAATGCGACCAACGTCGTTCCAGGAAAAATCGAGATGGGCGTCGACATCCGAGATATCGACTACCAGTCGATGCAGACGATCGTAGAAGCGACCCAAGCGAGTCTCAGCGTCGTCGAACAGTCCCGTGGCGTCGAGACGAGTTTCGAACGCCCGTTCGATCTCGAACCGACGCCGATGTCCGAGGAGCTCAGAGCAGGGGCTCACTGTGCCGGTGAGGAAGCGGGAATCGAGACGATGGATATCCACTCGGGCGCTGCCCACGACACGATGCACGTCGCCGACGTGACTGACGCATCGCTGCTGTTCGCGCCGTCGGTCGACGGTATCAGCCACAACCCCCTCGAGTGGACCGAGTGGGAGGACTGTGCGAAGGCGACCCGCGTGATGGCTGGGGCGATGGCCGGCGCAGCGGGTGCAGACCTATCGCTCTGAAGGTGTAGCGAGCAGGCGACCGGCTCCCCACGGGACGGCTGGTCGCACAACCGCGAACCGTCCCGCGGTAGTTCTCAATGCATAGGGACGTTGGCCACGCTCTCCCCTTTCAACTCCGGGTCAGTAGCCGATTTCTGCGAAGAAGTCGTCGACCCGCTTCATGTAGGCCTCGCGTTGGTCGAAGTGGGGGTTGTGACCGCTCTCCTCGAAGATTTCGAGGCGGGCGTCCGGCAATAGGTCGGCGATCTCCTCACTGGCCGCGGGCGGCGTAATCCAGTCGTGGCGGCCGACCGTGACCAACGCCGGCGCGCCGACACCGGGGAGGTCGTCGGTGTAGTCCATCTCGGGGAAAACATCGCTGAACATCGCGTTGTGTGTTTCGTGGTGAAATCGTAGCTCCGCGATTTGGTCGGCGGCGGCCTCGGCGTCGAACGCATCGAGCGAGGGTGCATAGAGCGGCAACATTCCGTGGAAGAGCCGGCGGAACTCCTCGTCTGAGCGGACCTCCCCGTCCATCACACGGTCGAGTTCGGCCGCCGTGATGTGAGGAACGTCGATGCCTCGCTCGCGCACCTCCGGAAGCCGTCGGCGGGCGATTTCGCGCGCTTCCAGGTCGTACTCAGGCGTCGCCGCTGTGTCCCGGAGGACGAACCCCGCGAGGTGCTCGGGGTAGTCGACCGCGTACTGCTGGGTGATGAAGCCGCCGTAGGACCCACCGACCAGCACCACGTCGCCGAGGCCGAGTTCGGCCCGAAGCGCCTCCACGTCGGCGGCGAACTGCTCGTTCGTGTAGGGGGGCTGGAGCTCCGAGCGCCCGCAGCCTCGGTAATCCGGTGCGACGAGATAATGGTCGTCGGCCAGCGGCGCGAACCCGCGGATTGATTTCCGGCCGTCGCTGATTCCGGGACCGCCGTGGAGTGCGAGCACCGCCGGGTCATTCGGGTCCCCCTGGGTCTCGACGTGGAGTTCCGCGCCGTTGAGTTCGAGCCGCATCTCCTCGCTCCGCCGCTCGCCGGCATCGTCGGCGTCGCCGCTCATCGGAGCACCTCCGTCGCCTCCTCGAGCAGCGAGACCGCGCGGTTGCGTTGGCGTTGGAGCGCGACTAGCTGCTTCTTCCGTTCGCTCGCGTCCATGTCGTTCAGGTGGGCCGCGGGAGCGAGCCCCGGGTACGGCGGCCGGTCGGTCGCGGGGTCCTGCTCGAACTGCCCTTCAGTGGTGTAGTCGACGCGGATGAGCGAGCGCTGGAGGGCGAGGATGGCTTCGTTGGCCGTCTCGGCGTCGATGTCGTCGGCGACGAACTCCGGGGGCCCACCAGCGTCGATGTCGTCGTAGAAGCCGTCGACGGCTGCGTCGAGAGTGCCGAGCGCCTCGCGGACCGGGGAAAGGTCGAACCGGTCGCCTGCTGCCTCGTCGTACTCCGCAAGGGTCTGCTGGTGTGACTCGACAGTGTGGCGGAAGTCCAAGGGGAGAATTTCCCGCCGGGCGAGTCGGGCGACGATAGTCGCGTAGACTCGGATATCCCGGACCAGCACGTCGGGGTCGGCCTTGTCCAGCGTGTCAGTGCTGAGGTGCCAGGCGTTGCTGTGGCCGCCACAGCCACCGACGGCGTGGTAGCCTCGCTCTTCGCGGACCGCTTTCGGGATGTTCGAAGAGAGCATCAAACAGCCAGTCACGCCGAGGTTGTTGAAGGAGTAGTCGCCGGCACGGGGCGGGCGGACCTCCGTGGCTGCTTTTCCGCACACGTCGTCGATGGCGTTCCTAGCGAGCGCGTCGGCTTCTGGCATCCAGCAGAGCATGTCCTCGAACTCCGTGGCTTCGGCGGCGCCGGGCGAGTCGACATTGACCTGTGCGACGCAGTTCTTGGAGATGTCCAGGCCGAACTGCTCGGCGTACCACGTCGAGCCGGCGTAGCGACCCGTGGAGTGCCCTGGCCACCAGCAGACACGGATATCCCGGCTGAGTTCGTCGGCGTGGTCCGCAAACACCCGAGCGAGTTCGAGCAGCGCTGCATCACCCGTCGCGTTGTCCGCGATGCCCACGTGCCAGGAATCGTAGTGGCCGTGGACAAGCACGAACTCGTTGTCACCGGTGTTCGAACCGCTCGACGGAATTCGGGCTTCGAGGACCGGAGCGTCGAACCAGCCCGTTTCGGTTTCGGCGGTCAACGCCATCGACGTGCCCTCGCCGAGTTCGCGTAAGCGGCGGCCGACCGGTGCGGCGGCCACGATGACCGGCACGTCCGGGATACGGTGTTCCTCTCCGGGTTCGGGTGCACCACCCCAGACTGGCGTCGCGATTCCCTCGTGGGGTTCGCGCTCGTGTGGGTGCACGACGACCACGCCCTCCACACCTGCCGCGTCCAGTTCGCCGATTGCTTCGATTGGGAGGAGTCCGTCGAGCACGGCGACGTTGCCAGTCATATCGCCCACCTCGCCGAGCTCTGTCGAGAGGATGTCGTCAACGCTCGCGGCGTCACCTGTTGCGAAGTCGACGAGCTCGCCAGCCGCCGTTCCGCCACCGAATGAGACGGTCTTGACCGCGTCAAACGATTCGCCGGCCGCTGCGAGGGAGGCCTCCCCCGGAATGGAGAGGTAGAGTTCGGGGTCGTAGCGCTCGTAGTCGACGCCCAGGTCGGTGAGTCGGTCCGTGACGTACTCGGCGGCCTCGACCTCCTCGTCGCTCCCGGAAACCCGTTCGAGTTCGGAGAACCGCTCGACCAATTCCCAGGGTTCGTCGGCTGACACCGCGTCGTACAGTTCCCGTTCGACGCCGGAAAGCGACGGCTCATCATGCTCTGAGAGTTCGTAGTCGTGCATCGACATACGTGTGGGTTGGTGCCACGGCTCAAGTTGGTTCCGGAGGCGGCCAACTGGGGAACCGCGGCTCCGCAGGACTCATTTCCCCAGCGCCGCACGCTCGACCATGAAGCAACACGTCTCTCGGTCCAAGGTGGCCGGACGCTGCCGCGCGCCGCCGTCGAAGAGCTACACCCACCGGGCAATCTTGGCTGCGGGCTATGCAGGTGAAGCGACCATCGAGGACCCGCTGGTGAGCGCCGACACGAAGGCGACGATGCGCGCCGTGGAGGCATTTGGCGGCGAGGTGGACCGCCTCCGCCTCAAAGAGACCGGGGCGCTCCCAGTCGACGGGTTCGACGGCCGCCCCGCGACGCCCGACGACGTTATCGACTGTGCCAACTCCGGGACCACGATGCGACTCGTCACCGCGTGTGCTGCGCTCGGAGAAGGGCTCACCGTTCTGACCGGCGACGAGTCACTCCGCTCCCGGCCCCAAGGACCGCTGCTTTCGGCCCTCGACGAACTCGGGACCCGAGCTGAGAGCACCCGGCGGAACGGGCAGGCGCCACTGGTGTTGGGCGGCCCACTCTCAGGCGGCGAGGTCGCCATCCCCGGCGACGTTTCCTCCCAGTATATCACCGCGCTGCTGATGGCCGGTGCAGTCACCGACGAGGGG is a window of halophilic archaeon DL31 DNA encoding:
- a CDS encoding DEAD/H associated domain protein (KEGG: hvo:HVO_1333 ATP-dependent DNA helicase~PFAM: DEAD/H associated; DNA/RNA helicase, DEAD/DEAH box type, N-terminal; DNA/RNA helicase, C-terminal~SMART: DEAD-like helicase, N-terminal; DNA/RNA helicase, C-terminal) → MENAGVDAFTHLGPAVRSALSERGFSTPTEPQRRAIPPLASGENALVIAPTGTGKTETAMLPVLDSIAAAEERHGISALYITPLRALNRDMMERLEWWGETLDVAVDVRHGDTTDYQRSKQANDPPDVLITTPETVQAMLSGKKLRKALEDVQHLVIDEVHELAASKRGAQMTIAMERIEELSGPFQRIGLSATVGDPHEVAKFLCGSACGETRTQREYRIVEVDAGSKVEFEVVQPEITGADRRLAGELATEAEIASHVRFIRDVVTENESTLIFVNTRQTAEALGSRFKSLGAPIGVHHGSLSKDARIDVEEAFKAGDIDGLVCTSSMELGIDVGRVDHVVQYGSPREVARLLQRVGRAGHRRGQVSHGTIVVSDPDDASEAMAIARRTAAGEVEPAGIHEGSLDVLANQITGLLMDFGEIDARDAFDLVRRAYPFRNLEERQFREVVRELSSNRLLWLEEDHDRLEKSGGTWQYYYANLSMIPDQETYQVYDVSSRRGIGSLDERFVVNFAEPGSVFVQRGEMWRVDRVDEEEERVEVSPVQDPGGEVPTWVGSEIPVPAPVANEVGEHRGVAAKQFENGAALSAVAADLRHRYPVGSHTAEAALDPVERQVEAGEPIPTAERLVVEGHGRTIVVNSPYGHTVNETLGRLCSALVGQRTGSSVGMEVDPYRIEFEVPGGVGVGVFRDVLQETDPGHVEAILELALKNSDALKFTLTHVAAKFGALKRYQGQGRFGADRLLAALEDTPIYEEAIRQVFHEDLAVEATCALLERVQTGEVELATARERTPIGAGGRSAGGEFLVPETADASVIQTVKDRIEGDRVLLFCVHCKDWTRKQAVGRIRKSIKCPKCGSTRVAALNPWADEVVKATRAEEKDEEQDRMTRKAFKSANLVQANGLKAVRALAARGVGPQTAARIISKFREDEAAFYRDILEQERQYARTKSFWE
- a CDS encoding amidase, hydantoinase/carbamoylase family (TIGRFAM: Amidase, hydantoinase/carbamoylase~KEGG: hla:Hlac_1507 amidase, hydantoinase/carbamoylase family~PFAM: Peptidase M20; Peptidase M20, dimerisation), whose amino-acid sequence is MNVDRDRLRADIEANAEHGEIAVEAGRGRTVLTGTKANRSARETLVERMEDADLDVTVDAVGNIAGTWTPDSADPDAAPVAAGSHVDSVPEGGIFDGPLGVYAALEAVRAMQEADVEPARPVVVVSFTEEEGQRFADGLLGSSVAVGERTVEEALAIQDDDGITLGEALDEIGFRGEGRLDASAWDAWYELHVEQDTRLEREGVPVGVVTTITGITHCEVEVLGEANHAGATPMDERTDALAAASEVVLDVEAAANDVVDQESETAVGTVGSLDVSPNATNVVPGKIEMGVDIRDIDYQSMQTIVEATQASLSVVEQSRGVETSFERPFDLEPTPMSEELRAGAHCAGEEAGIETMDIHSGAAHDTMHVADVTDASLLFAPSVDGISHNPLEWTEWEDCAKATRVMAGAMAGAAGADLSL
- a CDS encoding alpha/beta hydrolase fold containing protein (PFAM: Alpha/beta hydrolase fold-1~KEGG: tmr:Tmar_0683 alpha/beta hydrolase fold protein), which encodes MSGDADDAGERRSEEMRLELNGAELHVETQGDPNDPAVLALHGGPGISDGRKSIRGFAPLADDHYLVAPDYRGCGRSELQPPYTNEQFAADVEALRAELGLGDVVLVGGSYGGFITQQYAVDYPEHLAGFVLRDTAATPEYDLEAREIARRRLPEVRERGIDVPHITAAELDRVMDGEVRSDEEFRRLFHGMLPLYAPSLDAFDAEAAADQIAELRFHHETHNAMFSDVFPEMDYTDDLPGVGAPALVTVGRHDWITPPAASEEIADLLPDARLEIFEESGHNPHFDQREAYMKRVDDFFAEIGY
- a CDS encoding peptidase M28 (PFAM: Peptidase M28~KEGG: tro:trd_1563 peptidase, M28 family); its protein translation is MSMHDYELSEHDEPSLSGVERELYDAVSADEPWELVERFSELERVSGSDEEVEAAEYVTDRLTDLGVDYERYDPELYLSIPGEASLAAAGESFDAVKTVSFGGGTAAGELVDFATGDAASVDDILSTELGEVGDMTGNVAVLDGLLPIEAIGELDAAGVEGVVVVHPHEREPHEGIATPVWGGAPEPGEEHRIPDVPVIVAAAPVGRRLRELGEGTSMALTAETETGWFDAPVLEARIPSSGSNTGDNEFVLVHGHYDSWHVGIADNATGDAALLELARVFADHADELSRDIRVCWWPGHSTGRYAGSTWYAEQFGLDISKNCVAQVNVDSPGAAEATEFEDMLCWMPEADALARNAIDDVCGKAATEVRPPRAGDYSFNNLGVTGCLMLSSNIPKAVREERGYHAVGGCGGHSNAWHLSTDTLDKADPDVLVRDIRVYATIVARLARREILPLDFRHTVESHQQTLAEYDEAAGDRFDLSPVREALGTLDAAVDGFYDDIDAGGPPEFVADDIDAETANEAILALQRSLIRVDYTTEGQFEQDPATDRPPYPGLAPAAHLNDMDASERKKQLVALQRQRNRAVSLLEEATEVLR